The Sphingomonas sinipercae genome contains a region encoding:
- a CDS encoding UdgX family uracil-DNA binding protein (This protein belongs to the uracil DNA glycosylase superfamily, members of which act in excision repair of DNA. However, it belongs more specifically to UdgX branch, whose founding member was found to bind uracil in DNA (where it does not belong), without cleaving it, appears to promote DNA repair by a pathway involving RecA, rather than base excision.): protein MAMTDVRRVTLTAPDDFEGWRDSARDLAEAGVPPDAVVWQVEGKEADLFGSDAPALTAPSFAVPRSFVSLARDAICHSDPERFALLYALLWELRGNRAAVSNSADPLVRRIELLAKEVRRDLHKMHAFVRFRELDEPGGDTRFVAFFEPDHHIVRRGARFFVNRFANMRWSILTPELSVHWDGDVLTEGPGATRAEAPAGDPLEAMWGTYYASIFNPARLKVGAMLKEMPKKYWRNMPETSLVQPLIAGARARELEMIDRSAAKLGFDNALQAERGIERGSNIRAAWEALFKEAWGCTRCELFKCGTQTVFGEGPLDPKLMFVGEQPGDQEDLAGRPFVGPAGQLLDQMLEEAGVDRAQTYVTNAVKHFKFERRGKRRIHSKPDSGEIEACRWWIDQERTLIRPPITVALGATAARSLFGKAVTIGKVRGSPMALPDGSECWVTMHPSALLRMPEPERREEERARFVTEMREIWKRAETLAV, encoded by the coding sequence ATGGCGATGACCGACGTTCGCCGGGTGACGCTGACGGCGCCGGACGATTTCGAAGGCTGGCGCGATTCGGCGCGCGACCTGGCCGAAGCTGGTGTGCCGCCCGACGCAGTCGTCTGGCAGGTTGAAGGCAAGGAAGCCGACTTGTTCGGAAGCGACGCGCCGGCCCTTACTGCACCGAGCTTCGCCGTGCCCCGCTCATTCGTTTCGCTTGCCAGGGACGCGATTTGCCATTCGGACCCTGAACGGTTCGCGTTGCTTTATGCCTTGCTGTGGGAATTGCGCGGCAATCGGGCGGCCGTTTCCAATTCCGCCGACCCGCTGGTGCGCCGTATCGAACTGCTCGCCAAGGAAGTCCGCCGCGACCTTCACAAGATGCATGCGTTCGTGCGCTTCCGTGAGCTGGACGAGCCGGGCGGCGACACACGGTTCGTCGCTTTCTTCGAACCCGACCATCACATCGTCCGCCGCGGTGCTCGCTTCTTCGTCAACCGTTTCGCCAACATGCGCTGGTCGATCCTGACGCCGGAACTGTCCGTGCATTGGGACGGCGACGTGCTGACCGAAGGGCCGGGGGCGACGCGCGCCGAGGCGCCCGCCGGCGATCCGCTGGAAGCCATGTGGGGCACCTATTACGCATCGATCTTCAACCCCGCGCGGCTGAAGGTGGGCGCGATGCTGAAGGAAATGCCCAAGAAATATTGGCGCAACATGCCGGAAACGTCGCTCGTTCAACCGCTGATCGCAGGCGCGCGTGCACGGGAGCTGGAGATGATCGACCGATCGGCGGCGAAGCTAGGGTTCGATAATGCGCTGCAAGCGGAGCGCGGGATCGAGCGCGGCAGCAACATTCGTGCCGCCTGGGAAGCCCTGTTCAAGGAAGCGTGGGGCTGCACCCGATGCGAACTTTTCAAATGCGGGACGCAGACCGTGTTCGGCGAAGGGCCGCTTGACCCCAAATTGATGTTCGTCGGCGAGCAACCGGGGGACCAGGAGGACCTTGCCGGGCGGCCGTTCGTCGGCCCCGCCGGGCAATTGCTGGACCAGATGCTGGAGGAAGCGGGCGTCGACCGCGCCCAGACCTACGTCACCAACGCGGTCAAGCATTTCAAGTTCGAACGGCGCGGCAAGCGGCGCATCCACAGCAAACCGGACAGTGGCGAAATCGAAGCCTGCCGGTGGTGGATCGACCAGGAGCGCACGCTGATCCGACCGCCGATTACCGTCGCGCTCGGCGCCACGGCCGCGCGTTCGCTGTTTGGCAAGGCGGTGACGATCGGCAAGGTGCGCGGCAGCCCGATGGCGCTCCCCGACGGTTCGGAATGCTGGGTGACGATGCACCCCAGCGCGCTGTTGCGGATGCCGGAGCCCGAGCGCCGCGAGGAGGAGCGCGCCCGCTTCGTCACGGAGATGCGCGAGATCTGGAAGCGGGCCGAGACACTCGCCGTCTGA
- a CDS encoding TonB-dependent receptor, protein MILRGCSFAAILLASASPVWAAAETADASADAVDQPEIVVTGQRSEYGARSTSTATKTVTEVRNIPQALTTITEAQIEDQQLRSVADLLYFVPGATPGTGEGNRDQMTLRGNNSTADFFVDGVRDDVQYFRDFYNVGRVEVLRGSNAMIFGRGGGGGVVNRVTKRSSLNPYRQFIGSTGSDGGARFTGDVDQPLGAGLGLRVNGLYEDGNSFRRHVDLQRYGINPTLAYVPGSSIRIDVGFEYLHDRRTADRGVPARDGEPLRGFDRTFFGDPDKSFSKADVSLATATLEHQFMPELTLRSRARFGDYDKFYQNIYPSKLEGSTVTLGAYNSENSRRNLFNQTDLVWTGRVGGVDQTLLFGFEVGKQTSRNHRMSGTITGGNTTDLAAATVDRDVLFASTASDADNRTRATVGALYVQDQIRPADWLEIVAGLRFDSFKLHVDDLRDGGAEFDRRDTLWSPRLGVVLKPSQRLSLYGSYSRSFLPQSGDQFSGLSPVTDSLKPEKFDNVEAGAKWEPVEGLLATAAVYQLDRTNTRATDPLTQLTVLTGAQRTRGIELGLERSISNRWQISAGYALQKAEITRTTASAPEGREVPLVPRHTFSLWSRYDANKQLGFGLGLVARSKSYASISNDVTLPGYARVDAALFYKVARGIEAQLNLENAFNADYFPTAHNDNNIAPGAPRSLKATLRYGF, encoded by the coding sequence ATGATTCTTCGTGGCTGCTCGTTCGCGGCGATCCTGCTCGCCAGCGCCTCGCCGGTTTGGGCGGCGGCGGAAACGGCTGACGCGAGCGCGGACGCGGTCGACCAGCCGGAGATCGTCGTTACCGGCCAGCGTTCCGAATATGGGGCGCGCTCGACCTCCACCGCGACCAAGACGGTTACCGAGGTCCGCAACATCCCGCAGGCGCTGACCACGATTACCGAGGCGCAAATCGAGGACCAGCAGCTGCGCTCGGTCGCCGACCTGCTTTATTTCGTCCCCGGCGCGACACCAGGGACGGGCGAGGGCAACCGCGACCAGATGACCCTGCGCGGCAACAACAGCACCGCCGATTTCTTCGTCGACGGCGTGCGCGACGACGTCCAATATTTCCGCGACTTCTATAACGTCGGCCGGGTCGAGGTCCTGCGCGGATCGAACGCGATGATTTTCGGCCGCGGCGGCGGCGGCGGAGTCGTCAATCGCGTGACCAAGCGCTCCAGCCTCAACCCCTATCGGCAGTTCATCGGATCGACCGGAAGCGACGGGGGCGCTCGTTTCACCGGCGACGTCGACCAGCCGCTGGGCGCAGGCCTGGGTCTGCGGGTCAACGGCTTGTACGAGGACGGCAACAGCTTCCGCCGCCACGTCGACCTGCAGCGCTACGGCATCAATCCGACGCTTGCCTATGTGCCGGGCTCCAGCATCCGGATCGATGTCGGATTCGAATATCTGCACGACCGGCGCACCGCCGACCGCGGCGTCCCGGCGCGCGATGGCGAACCGCTGCGCGGCTTCGACCGCACTTTCTTCGGCGACCCCGACAAGAGTTTCTCAAAGGCCGACGTCAGCCTGGCGACAGCGACGCTGGAGCATCAGTTCATGCCCGAACTGACGCTGCGCAGCCGGGCCCGGTTCGGCGACTACGACAAGTTCTACCAGAACATTTACCCGTCGAAGCTGGAAGGCTCGACCGTCACCCTGGGCGCGTACAATAGCGAGAACAGTCGCCGGAACCTGTTCAACCAGACCGACCTTGTCTGGACCGGCCGGGTGGGCGGCGTCGACCAGACGCTGCTGTTCGGGTTTGAGGTCGGCAAGCAGACGTCGCGCAATCACCGGATGAGCGGCACCATAACGGGTGGCAACACGACCGACCTCGCGGCCGCCACGGTCGACCGGGATGTCCTCTTCGCCTCGACCGCCAGCGACGCCGACAACCGCACCCGGGCGACGGTCGGCGCGCTTTACGTCCAGGACCAGATCCGACCGGCCGACTGGCTGGAAATCGTCGCCGGCCTTCGCTTCGACAGCTTCAAGCTTCACGTCGACGACCTTCGCGACGGCGGCGCCGAGTTCGACCGCCGCGATACCCTATGGTCGCCGCGCCTTGGCGTCGTGCTCAAGCCGTCGCAGCGCCTTTCGCTCTACGGCAGTTACAGCCGCTCCTTCCTGCCGCAATCGGGCGACCAGTTCAGCGGCCTGAGCCCGGTCACCGACTCGCTCAAGCCGGAGAAGTTCGACAACGTCGAAGCTGGCGCCAAGTGGGAGCCGGTCGAAGGCCTGCTGGCGACCGCCGCCGTCTACCAGCTTGACCGCACCAACACCCGCGCCACCGACCCGCTGACCCAGTTGACGGTGCTTACCGGCGCGCAGCGCACGCGCGGGATCGAACTGGGGTTGGAGCGGAGCATCAGCAACCGCTGGCAAATCTCGGCCGGCTATGCGCTGCAGAAAGCGGAGATCACCAGGACGACGGCGTCGGCGCCGGAGGGGCGCGAAGTCCCGCTGGTCCCCCGCCACACCTTTTCGCTGTGGAGCCGCTACGACGCCAATAAGCAGCTTGGCTTCGGCCTAGGCCTCGTCGCCCGGTCGAAGTCCTATGCGTCGATCAGCAACGACGTCACCCTGCCCGGTTATGCGCGTGTCGATGCCGCGCTGTTCTACAAGGTTGCGCGCGGCATCGAAGCGCAGCTCAACCTCGAGAACGCCTTCAACGCCGATTACTTCCCGACCGCGCACAACGACAACAATATCGCGCCCGGCGCGCCGCGCTCGCTGAAGGCGACGCTTCGCTACGGCTTCTGA
- the smc gene encoding chromosome segregation protein SMC has protein sequence MKIRRLKLSGFKSFVEPSELRIEPGLTGVVGPNGCGKSNLLEAIRWVMGEGSPKSLRGGGMEDVIFAGTAQRPPRDFAEVSILLDQEDGESEVTRRIERGAGSAYRVDGKDVRAKDVALLFADAATGAHSPALVSQGRIGAVIAAKPTERRLMLEEAAGISGLHARRKDAEQKLRAAEANLARLAELLSDQENRASTLRRQARAAERYRQLTEKIRAVEARLIHARWVEAEREARKAREEAAAAQAEVDRLLQHVERARGEQREAEAALAKLREATAEARSRGSEIAHQLATARARRDTVTRRLAELERLHGTTQAEIEREQALQADAAKAIGQLEAERSAIEARLADSEANSARLATDLSALEAKSREAEVALADMMARQAAMRAERRVAEAALEAARAQLGRIEAERAKLTDQRRAGDLRGQHEAAREEGRERASAAESARADAEARVAAAEEGRTAAVEARDVAESALASARAAQSAASAEHKALSSAVQGSGNSLLSALSVDPGFEQALAAALGDDADAALGNEGSRRWAGSEPQADDPPLADGLERLVDHVRAPAQLIRRLRQVGIADADTGQRLAVGQRLVTRDGMMRRWDGFVSASSGAANAERLVRVNRLAEISRQLPALEAAVGAAEAARNAAGAEIARIRAEGDSARAAAATAERELRDAQRAADAADAAIERIAAQQSAIEQRIEELAPVAKAAADAVAGAEGNLVALPDPDELEATVGNLRALAAEAGAAVADKRAEAATRARETAAARERHSAAGREDAEWRRRQKDAEKRVAESAERLERYRLERVELEAEPAVLESRIAELEHEASGSEAALSAALSAEREAERLVSEKASAVASGTEASASAREQRAGAEARAEAQNARRTEYARIALERFECVPQRLPEKLGFDADEVADPDVQSTTLERLTADRERIGPVNLVAEQELAEIEADRTKGAEEAEELTQAIHRLRGSIGSLNREGRVRLLDAFEKVNTHFQSLFTTLFEGGQAHLELVESDDPLEAGLEIMAQPPGKRLSTLTLLSGGEQALTAVALIFGLFLTNPAPICVLDEVDAPLDDANVERFCDLLERMTRETDTRYLIVTHNAVTMSRMHRLYGVTMIEKGISRLVSVDLGGAETLLAAE, from the coding sequence GTGAAGATCCGGCGGCTGAAACTCAGCGGCTTCAAAAGCTTCGTCGAGCCGTCCGAGCTCAGGATCGAACCCGGCCTGACCGGCGTCGTCGGACCCAATGGGTGCGGCAAGTCCAACCTGTTGGAAGCCATCCGCTGGGTGATGGGCGAAGGCAGCCCGAAGTCGCTTCGCGGCGGCGGCATGGAAGACGTCATCTTCGCCGGCACCGCCCAGCGGCCGCCGCGCGACTTCGCCGAAGTCTCGATCCTGCTCGACCAGGAGGATGGCGAAAGCGAAGTCACCCGCCGGATCGAGCGCGGCGCGGGTTCCGCTTACCGCGTCGATGGCAAGGATGTCCGCGCCAAGGACGTGGCGCTTTTGTTCGCCGACGCGGCGACCGGGGCGCACTCGCCGGCGCTGGTCAGCCAGGGGCGGATCGGCGCGGTCATCGCGGCCAAGCCGACCGAGCGCCGGTTGATGCTGGAAGAAGCGGCGGGGATTTCGGGGCTTCACGCGCGGCGCAAGGACGCCGAGCAGAAATTGCGCGCGGCCGAAGCGAATCTGGCGCGGCTAGCCGAATTGCTCAGCGACCAGGAAAACCGTGCCTCGACCCTGCGGCGGCAGGCGCGCGCCGCAGAGCGGTATCGCCAACTGACCGAGAAGATACGGGCCGTCGAGGCGCGCCTGATCCATGCCCGCTGGGTCGAGGCCGAGCGGGAAGCACGAAAGGCGCGCGAAGAAGCGGCGGCGGCCCAAGCCGAGGTCGACCGCCTTCTGCAGCATGTCGAGCGCGCGCGCGGCGAGCAGCGCGAAGCCGAGGCGGCGCTTGCCAAGTTGCGCGAGGCGACCGCCGAAGCGCGGTCGCGCGGCAGCGAGATCGCCCACCAGCTGGCGACGGCGCGGGCGCGGCGCGATACCGTTACTCGCCGCCTGGCCGAGCTGGAGCGCCTGCACGGCACGACCCAGGCCGAGATCGAACGCGAGCAAGCGCTGCAGGCCGATGCCGCCAAGGCAATCGGGCAACTGGAAGCCGAGAGGTCGGCGATCGAGGCTCGCCTGGCCGACAGCGAGGCGAATTCGGCTCGCCTGGCGACGGACCTTTCAGCGCTTGAGGCCAAGTCGCGCGAAGCGGAGGTGGCGCTCGCCGACATGATGGCTCGCCAGGCGGCGATGCGCGCCGAGCGGCGGGTTGCGGAGGCTGCGCTGGAAGCAGCGCGCGCCCAGCTCGGCCGGATCGAGGCGGAGCGTGCGAAGCTGACCGACCAGCGTCGCGCCGGCGACTTGCGCGGGCAGCATGAAGCCGCCCGCGAAGAAGGCCGCGAACGGGCAAGCGCGGCGGAAAGCGCACGAGCGGATGCCGAAGCTCGGGTGGCTGCCGCGGAGGAAGGTCGCACCGCGGCGGTGGAAGCGCGCGATGTGGCGGAGAGCGCATTGGCCTCGGCCCGCGCGGCGCAATCCGCGGCCAGCGCCGAGCACAAGGCTCTGAGCAGCGCAGTCCAGGGAAGCGGCAATTCGCTGCTCTCAGCCCTGTCGGTCGATCCCGGTTTCGAGCAGGCGCTTGCAGCAGCGCTCGGCGACGACGCCGATGCCGCGCTGGGCAATGAAGGTTCGCGCCGATGGGCGGGGAGCGAGCCGCAGGCGGATGACCCGCCGCTCGCTGACGGGCTTGAGCGGCTGGTCGACCACGTTCGCGCCCCGGCGCAGCTGATCCGCCGGTTACGCCAGGTCGGGATCGCGGATGCCGATACCGGCCAGCGGTTGGCGGTCGGGCAAAGGCTGGTCACTCGCGACGGAATGATGCGGCGCTGGGACGGATTCGTTTCGGCCAGTAGCGGCGCGGCGAACGCCGAGCGGTTGGTCCGGGTCAACCGCCTGGCCGAAATCTCGCGGCAGTTGCCGGCGCTGGAAGCAGCGGTCGGCGCGGCGGAAGCGGCGCGTAACGCCGCCGGGGCGGAGATTGCTCGGATCCGGGCCGAGGGCGACAGCGCGCGCGCCGCGGCGGCCACCGCCGAACGGGAACTCCGCGACGCGCAGCGCGCGGCCGACGCAGCAGATGCGGCAATCGAGCGGATTGCCGCCCAGCAAAGCGCGATCGAACAAAGGATCGAGGAACTGGCGCCGGTCGCGAAGGCCGCCGCCGACGCGGTTGCCGGTGCGGAAGGGAATTTGGTCGCGCTGCCGGATCCGGACGAGCTGGAAGCCACGGTGGGCAATTTGCGCGCGCTTGCGGCGGAGGCTGGAGCCGCGGTGGCCGACAAGCGGGCCGAAGCCGCCACGCGCGCGCGCGAAACCGCGGCGGCGCGGGAACGGCATTCAGCGGCGGGACGCGAAGACGCCGAATGGCGCCGGCGACAGAAGGATGCGGAGAAGAGGGTCGCGGAAAGCGCCGAACGGCTGGAGCGCTATCGCCTGGAACGCGTCGAGCTGGAAGCCGAACCGGCGGTGCTGGAAAGCCGGATCGCCGAGCTGGAGCATGAAGCCTCCGGCAGCGAGGCGGCGCTGTCGGCGGCGCTCAGTGCCGAACGCGAGGCCGAGCGGCTGGTGAGCGAAAAGGCGAGCGCGGTCGCCAGCGGGACCGAAGCCTCGGCGTCGGCGCGGGAGCAGCGAGCCGGGGCCGAAGCGCGGGCCGAAGCGCAGAACGCCCGCCGTACCGAATATGCGCGGATTGCCCTGGAGCGCTTCGAATGCGTCCCGCAGCGGCTTCCGGAAAAGCTGGGCTTCGACGCCGACGAGGTCGCCGACCCCGACGTCCAGTCAACGACTCTGGAGCGGCTGACCGCCGATCGCGAGCGGATCGGCCCGGTCAACCTGGTGGCCGAGCAGGAACTGGCGGAAATCGAGGCCGACCGCACCAAGGGCGCCGAGGAGGCCGAGGAACTGACGCAGGCGATCCATCGCTTGCGCGGGTCGATCGGCAGCCTCAACCGCGAGGGGCGCGTGCGGCTCCTCGACGCATTCGAGAAAGTGAACACGCATTTCCAAAGCCTGTTCACCACCTTGTTCGAAGGCGGGCAGGCCCACCTTGAGCTGGTCGAGAGCGACGATCCGCTGGAAGCCGGGCTGGAGATCATGGCGCAACCGCCCGGCAAGCGCCTGTCGACCCTGACCCTGCTGTCGGGCGGCGAGCAGGCTTTGACCGCAGTGGCGCTGATCTTCGGCCTGTTCCTGACCAACCCGGCGCCGATCTGCGTGCTCGACGAAGTCGATGCGCCGCTCGACGATGCCAACGTCGAGCGCTTTTGCGACCTGCTGGAACGGATGACCCGCGAAACCGACACCCGCTATCTGATCGTCACGCACAATGCAGTGACGATGAGCAGGATGCACCGCCTCTACGGGGTGACGATGATCGAGAAAGGCATCAGTCGCCTGGTGTCGGTCGACCTTGGCGGAGCGGAGACCTTGCTCGCAGCAGAGTAA
- a CDS encoding thioredoxin domain-containing protein — protein MRFAIASALALAVIAAPAPAATQVKDWTKTVALSLDDGFVVGNPAAPVKLVEYGSLTCPHCAHFSQDSSAPLMTYVRSGKVAYEFRNYVLNDIDLAATRLAHCAGTRAFFPFVEKLYESQPTWVAKIVGLPVAEQQRINGLSETGRLVALARAGDLLKAAAAHGVTAVKARQCLSDPKLGARLTALHDAGSAAGVQGTPTFFLNGQQLPVNAWPDVDAAIRQAMGERG, from the coding sequence GTGAGGTTTGCCATCGCCTCGGCGCTGGCGCTCGCGGTAATCGCCGCCCCAGCGCCGGCCGCCACGCAGGTGAAGGACTGGACCAAAACCGTCGCGCTTTCGCTGGACGACGGGTTCGTCGTCGGCAACCCGGCGGCGCCGGTCAAGCTGGTCGAATATGGGTCGCTGACCTGTCCGCATTGCGCGCACTTCAGCCAGGACTCCTCGGCTCCGCTGATGACTTACGTCCGGTCGGGCAAGGTCGCCTATGAGTTTCGCAATTACGTGCTCAACGATATCGACCTAGCCGCGACCCGGCTGGCGCATTGTGCGGGGACGAGGGCCTTCTTTCCCTTTGTTGAAAAGCTGTACGAGTCGCAGCCAACCTGGGTTGCCAAGATCGTCGGCCTGCCGGTCGCAGAGCAACAGCGCATCAATGGGCTGAGCGAAACCGGTCGGCTGGTTGCGCTCGCCCGGGCCGGCGATTTGCTGAAGGCGGCGGCCGCCCACGGAGTCACGGCCGTCAAGGCGAGGCAATGCCTGTCCGACCCGAAGCTCGGCGCTCGCCTGACCGCTCTTCACGACGCGGGGTCGGCCGCTGGGGTCCAGGGCACGCCGACGTTCTTCCTCAACGGCCAGCAATTGCCGGTGAACGCCTGGCCCGATGTCGATGCCGCGATCCGGCAGGCCATGGGCGAACGGGGCTAG
- a CDS encoding thioredoxin domain-containing protein — MKRISILLIGAAALSLAGCNDDKAGGNAATGSAQSGPVEKVARPADGDWSQAVAATHEGGFVMGNPDAKVKLVEFGSMTCPHCRDFDENGVPKLIDTYVKTGQVSFEFRNYVRDPYDIAAALIARCNGAKSFFPLTRGLYKDQEDWFMKLQKMPADQQQALQTLPPEKQFAAIADAAGFPAWAAMRGVPSAKSSQCLADQNAINKLVQMNSDATQQYNVPGTPAFVINGELVPDAAAWNTLKPAIDKALQ, encoded by the coding sequence ATGAAGCGCATTTCCATCCTTCTCATCGGCGCTGCGGCGCTAAGCCTGGCCGGCTGCAACGACGACAAGGCCGGCGGCAATGCCGCCACCGGCAGCGCCCAGTCGGGCCCGGTCGAGAAAGTTGCGCGCCCGGCCGACGGCGATTGGAGCCAGGCGGTCGCCGCGACGCACGAAGGCGGCTTCGTCATGGGCAACCCGGATGCCAAGGTGAAGCTGGTCGAATTCGGCTCGATGACCTGCCCGCACTGCCGCGACTTCGATGAAAACGGCGTACCGAAGCTCATCGATACTTATGTGAAGACCGGGCAGGTCAGCTTCGAATTTCGCAATTACGTGCGCGATCCGTACGACATCGCCGCCGCGCTCATTGCCCGTTGCAACGGCGCCAAGAGCTTCTTCCCGCTGACGCGCGGCCTCTACAAGGACCAGGAAGATTGGTTCATGAAGCTGCAGAAGATGCCGGCCGACCAGCAGCAGGCGCTGCAGACGCTGCCGCCTGAAAAGCAGTTTGCGGCGATTGCCGATGCTGCGGGCTTCCCGGCCTGGGCGGCGATGCGCGGCGTTCCGAGCGCCAAGAGCAGCCAGTGCCTGGCCGACCAGAATGCGATCAACAAGCTGGTCCAAATGAACAGCGATGCGACCCAGCAATATAATGTGCCCGGCACGCCCGCCTTCGTCATCAACGGCGAGCTGGTCCCGGACGCGGCCGCCTGGAACACGCTCAAGCCCGCCATCGACAAGGCCCTGCAGTGA
- a CDS encoding DUF721 domain-containing protein, with protein MAKAPQKAGTPERARGGRARSAGELIGEIGGVAFKRFGFVQSSIVSRWSEIVGERYARVSSPESIRFPAGKKSAGVLTLLVQGAHAPLMQHLAPTIIERVNRFFGYSAVCRVAFRQGSPAPAAARPTRPQLRPVPKEIGEGLREIADSELRACLESLAGRIAASNGPPEIEASEPDPIPFSGVQAK; from the coding sequence ATGGCGAAGGCCCCGCAAAAAGCTGGAACTCCCGAACGTGCGCGTGGCGGACGTGCGCGCTCCGCGGGGGAGCTGATCGGCGAGATCGGCGGGGTCGCGTTCAAGCGCTTCGGCTTCGTGCAATCGTCGATCGTCAGCCGCTGGAGCGAGATCGTCGGCGAACGCTACGCCAGGGTCTCCTCGCCCGAATCGATCCGCTTCCCGGCCGGCAAGAAATCGGCCGGCGTCCTCACCCTGCTCGTCCAGGGCGCCCATGCGCCGCTGATGCAGCATCTTGCACCGACGATCATCGAACGGGTCAATCGCTTCTTCGGCTATTCGGCCGTTTGCCGGGTCGCATTCCGGCAAGGATCGCCGGCTCCGGCGGCGGCCCGGCCGACGCGCCCCCAGCTCCGTCCGGTGCCCAAGGAAATCGGCGAAGGCCTGCGTGAAATCGCGGATTCGGAGCTTCGCGCCTGCCTGGAATCGCTTGCAGGCCGGATTGCTGCCAGTAATGGCCCTCCCGAGATCGAGGCGAGCGAGCCCGATCCCATCCCATTCAGCGGAGTTCAGGCGAAATGA
- a CDS encoding A/G-specific adenine glycosylase — MAANAGRRLLQHYVDNFRHLPWRSPPGEAPPDPYRVWLSEVMLQQTTVAAVAPRFERFVSRWPTVGALAQAPEAEVLGEWAGLGYYARARNLIACAREVATRGRFPTDEPGLRTLPGIGEYTAAAIAAIAFGRDTSPVDANVERVIARVHGLPTTERAPIRARFAEMAPPGRCGDFVQAMMDLGATICRPRAPLCAQCPLSEGCAAFASGSPESFPQRKPKQPRPLRFGVAHWIERDAAVWLVRRPAKGLLGGMAALPGDDWSGPDAPANAMTQVTHVFTHFELRLSVVAKAEPEGEGWWHPIADLGGAGLPTLYRKAAGALMAKRASLAAAA; from the coding sequence ATGGCTGCCAATGCCGGACGACGGCTACTCCAACATTATGTGGATAACTTCAGGCATTTGCCCTGGCGTTCGCCGCCCGGCGAAGCGCCGCCCGATCCCTATCGCGTCTGGCTGAGCGAGGTCATGCTGCAGCAGACGACCGTCGCCGCGGTGGCGCCGCGGTTCGAACGGTTCGTCAGCCGCTGGCCGACGGTGGGCGCGCTCGCGCAAGCGCCGGAGGCGGAAGTGCTCGGCGAATGGGCGGGGCTGGGCTATTACGCCAGGGCCCGCAACCTCATCGCCTGCGCTCGCGAAGTGGCGACCCGCGGCCGGTTCCCGACCGACGAACCGGGCCTGCGGACGCTTCCCGGGATCGGCGAATATACCGCCGCCGCAATCGCCGCGATCGCGTTCGGGCGCGACACGTCGCCGGTCGATGCCAACGTCGAGCGAGTGATCGCCCGGGTGCACGGCCTGCCAACGACGGAACGCGCACCTATCCGCGCCCGCTTCGCTGAAATGGCGCCGCCCGGCCGCTGCGGCGATTTCGTGCAGGCGATGATGGACCTTGGCGCGACGATTTGCCGCCCGCGCGCGCCGCTTTGCGCGCAATGCCCGCTGAGCGAAGGTTGCGCGGCCTTCGCCAGCGGCTCGCCAGAGTCCTTCCCCCAGCGTAAGCCGAAGCAGCCGCGCCCGCTTCGGTTCGGGGTCGCTCACTGGATCGAGCGCGACGCCGCGGTGTGGCTGGTGCGGCGGCCGGCCAAGGGACTTCTCGGCGGGATGGCGGCGCTTCCTGGCGACGACTGGAGCGGTCCAGACGCGCCCGCCAATGCAATGACGCAGGTGACCCATGTCTTCACGCATTTCGAGCTTCGGTTGAGCGTCGTCGCGAAAGCCGAGCCCGAGGGCGAGGGCTGGTGGCATCCGATTGCCGACCTCGGCGGCGCCGGCCTGCCGACGCTTTACCGCAAGGCCGCGGGCGCGCTTATGGCGAAGCGCGCGTCGCTTGCCGCTGCCGCTTGA
- a CDS encoding c-type cytochrome, which translates to MDDRFNTIAGWTLFAGIVALGGSIVAAELFHSERPENMGFPIAGVVEDGEDTEAEKPIAFYLASADAAKGEQVFKKCTACHNADKGGANALGPNLWGVLGEPVGKGHGFAFSDALASKGGTWDWDTMSAWLKSPKAFAPGTKMTFAGLSNPEDRANVIAFLNSRSDSPKPLPAAPAEAAAPDPGTAPGATDAQAKAGSGTNDGAQKAEAEPVIDAGKKDVKGGGEADPTKKN; encoded by the coding sequence ATGGACGATCGCTTCAACACCATCGCTGGCTGGACCTTATTTGCCGGGATCGTCGCCTTGGGCGGGTCGATCGTCGCCGCCGAGCTCTTCCATTCGGAGCGGCCGGAAAACATGGGCTTTCCGATTGCGGGCGTAGTCGAGGACGGCGAAGACACCGAAGCCGAAAAGCCGATCGCTTTCTACCTCGCCAGCGCCGACGCTGCGAAGGGCGAGCAGGTGTTCAAGAAATGCACCGCTTGTCACAATGCCGACAAGGGCGGCGCCAACGCGCTCGGCCCGAACCTTTGGGGCGTGTTGGGTGAGCCGGTTGGCAAGGGCCACGGCTTCGCGTTCTCGGACGCGCTCGCAAGCAAGGGCGGCACTTGGGACTGGGACACGATGAGCGCGTGGCTCAAGAGCCCGAAGGCATTTGCGCCGGGCACCAAGATGACCTTCGCCGGGCTCAGCAACCCTGAAGACCGCGCGAACGTCATCGCTTTCCTCAATTCGCGCAGCGATTCGCCCAAGCCGCTGCCGGCGGCTCCGGCCGAAGCCGCGGCTCCCGATCCGGGCACCGCGCCGGGCGCGACAGATGCGCAGGCTAAGGCGGGCTCCGGCACCAACGACGGCGCCCAGAAGGCGGAAGCCGAGCCGGTGATCGACGCTGGCAAGAAAGACGTGAAGGGCGGCGGCGAAGCCGACCCGACCAAGAAGAACTAG